Within Kineococcus endophyticus, the genomic segment TCTCCTCGCGCCCGCTCGTGGGCACGCGCTGGGTGCGCATCGCGATCGGCGTCGCCGTCGGCACCTGCACGTCCCTGTTCGCGCTCGTCGCGTCCGGCGCCCGCGTCGCCGTCCCCGTCTCGATCGACCTGCCCGACCTCGCCTACTCCTTCGGCGGCGGGAAGAACGTCGTCAACGTGACGCTCGTCGACGCCCGCGCCTGGGACACCATGGGCGAGATCTCGGTGCTGCTCGTCGCCGCGACCGGGGTCGCGAGCCTCGTCTTCAACCGGCGGATGGGGTCGATCGACCAGGCGTTCACCGCTCACACGGACCCGCAGGAGGACGCGCCGCGCAGGTCGCGGCTGCAGAACTGGCTGCCCGCGGGCAGCACCGTCGACCCCGAGCGCCGCTCCGTCGTCTTCGAGGTCGTCACGCGGCTGACGTTCCACGCCATCCTCGTGCTGTCGGTGTACCTGGTGTTCTCCGGGCACAATCAGCCCGGCGGCGGATTCGCCGGCGGTCTGGTCGCCGGGCTCGCGCTCGTCGTGCGCTACCTCGCGGGCGGTCGGTACGAGTTCAACACCGCGGTCCCCATCAACGCGGGCTGGCTGCTCGGCAGCGGCCTGTTCCTGTCCGCCGGCACCGGCCTGGTCGGCATCCTCATCGGCCAGGGCGTGCTGCAGACCGCGATCATCCAGTTCGACGTCGTGCTCCTGGGTCACGTGAAGCTCGTGACCTCCCTGTTCTTCGACGTCGGGGTCTACCTGCTCGTCGTCGGCCTCGTGGTCGACGTCATCCGCAGCCTGGGCGCCGAGGTCGACCGCCAGATCGAGGAGGAGGTCTCCCGGTGAGCCCCAACCTGACGCTCGTGGTGGTCTCCGGGGTGCTCGTCGCCTGCGGGGTCGCCCTGCTGCTCGAACGCACCCTGACGCGCGTGCTCGTCGGCATCGTGCTGCTCGGCAACGGCATCAACATCCTGTTCCTCGTCGCGAGCGGCCGCCCCGGCCGGGCCCCGATCCTCAGCGGCGGGACGACCGCGGAGACGATGAGCGACCCGCTCCCCCAGGCCATGGTCCTGACGGCCATCGTCATCACGCTCGGGATGGTCGCGTTCGTCCTCGCCCTGGCGTACCGCAGCTGGCAGCTCGACGGCCACGACGAGGTCCAGGACGACGTCGAGGACCGCCGGATCGTGCGGCGGGCCGAACTCGACGAGACGTCCGCCAGCTACGACGACGACACGCACGAGACGAGCGACGAAGAGGGCGAGGGGGTGAGCCGGTGAACGGGATCGACT encodes:
- a CDS encoding Na(+)/H(+) antiporter subunit C gives rise to the protein MSPNLTLVVVSGVLVACGVALLLERTLTRVLVGIVLLGNGINILFLVASGRPGRAPILSGGTTAETMSDPLPQAMVLTAIVITLGMVAFVLALAYRSWQLDGHDEVQDDVEDRRIVRRAELDETSASYDDDTHETSDEEGEGVSR